The segment TATCGTCTTGGATGGCACGCAAATGAATATGCTTCTCTAAATCACTATGACACTGTTGATACTGGCGATATGCCCTCGACAATTGCTCGTCAATGGTCTCAACTTTTTGCGGCAACAAACCAATCAAGTTAAACGCTAGCCGCTCCTCTTGAGTAAACGCGCTGCCTTTGTTCAATAGCGGCATTTCAAGCAAAGAAGGACCGGCGTAAGGAATGTACAGGGGGCGTTTACTCATCGTAGACATAGGCACTCTCTTTTTATGTCGATTGCTATTGCAATGCAGCAACGCTGGGCGTTGGCGGCGTTTCGCATAATGTAACATGCTAGTACGACAAAGGTGGGAGGGACATAAATAATGGCAACAAAAAAACGCCTTGGAGGCTACCAAGGCGTTCTCAAAAAGTATCGAAAGCGGTCAACCACTAGCAGCTTTTGGCGACGGGTTTGCGACCTTCAACACCATCAAAAAACAACGGCCGCAGCTTTACGCCCACCATGTTGCCAGCGAACGCCGCGACCATCCATAGCCAGCCATGCAAACTGCCAGAGGCAATGCCACTAAAGTAAGCGCCAATATTGCAACCAAATGCTAATCGCGCGCCATACCCCAGCATAATCCCACCAATGACAGCCGCTAATAGCGATTTAAACGGAATGCGGAAGTTGGGAGCAAAGCGCCCAGCTAAACTCGCTGCGGCAAGCGCGCCCAGCATGATGCCAACATTCATTACCGTCGTGATATCACTCCACACACTCGCCTCTAATGCCGCTGCATTACCAGGGGCTTGCCAATAGCCCCACTGACTGACATCACCACCAACGAGTTCAAACCCTTTCGCGCCCCACAACGCGAACGCAGAGGTAATGCCCCAGGGGCGACCGGCAAGGGCTAACGTCGCGAAATTAAGTAGCGCTAGCGCCACTGCGCCAGCAATCAATGGCCATGGGCCCGTTAACCAGCGCTGGCTGCCCGGCTTATCGACCAGCGGCGCCTGCTCCAAGTGGCCATGACGACGCTTTTCCATAATCACAGTAAACGCAGCAATCGTCGCAAACAGCACCAAACTAATCGCGATACCACCGCCAGCACCTGCTACATTCACCAGCGACA is part of the Halomonas sp. GT genome and harbors:
- a CDS encoding YeeE/YedE family protein encodes the protein MSTISAVAPSQNRVPLLSTAAIVLGAVIIGVVFGANIGLLMIVGGLLGLVLYHAAFGFTAAWRVFITERRGRGLRAQMVMLAIAVVLFFPALSAGSLFGTSVSGFVAPIGISVVVGAFIFGVGMQLGGGCASGTLFTAGGGNARMLITLLFFIVGSVIGSAHFTWWQSLPAFQPVSLVNVAGAGGGIAISLVLFATIAAFTVIMEKRRHGHLEQAPLVDKPGSQRWLTGPWPLIAGAVALALLNFATLALAGRPWGITSAFALWGAKGFELVGGDVSQWGYWQAPGNAAALEASVWSDITTVMNVGIMLGALAAASLAGRFAPNFRIPFKSLLAAVIGGIMLGYGARLAFGCNIGAYFSGIASGSLHGWLWMVAAFAGNMVGVKLRPLFFDGVEGRKPVAKSC